In Arachis stenosperma cultivar V10309 chromosome 1, arast.V10309.gnm1.PFL2, whole genome shotgun sequence, one DNA window encodes the following:
- the LOC130933729 gene encoding uncharacterized protein LOC130933729: MAAVVAEVPIVADGEFAVGMKFGSREAIIRAMKEYAIRRSVDYRVYESEPLTFYAKCTQYGEGCDWLIRVSMISRKYCWVIRRYNGSHTCTRATISQDHSKLDYNTITEAIKPLVEADPLLKVKSVIAEVQSKLNYTISYRKAWLAKQKSVEKIFGGWEASYEALPIWFEAMCHKEPSAIVYFETMPAYQGDDLVNDIRVLHRVFWSIYPCIRAFRHCKPVVQVDGTHLYGKYKGCLLVAVSQDGNNNIVPIAFAIVEGETSDAWHFFLSNLRQHVVTRDGVGLISDQHESINAAVARSNGAWSPPRAFHMFCIKHIESNFLRKFKAPYLQKLVVNIGYSRTVREYEVHYQRLRERGEAYTNWLNRIPHEQYALAFDGGYRWGHMTTNLVECINSVLMGARNLLITALVKATFYRFNELFTRKRSEAEARINAGHIFSELVTSKLHANQLASGNIQVNCFDRQNEVFEVREMPSGLEYAVDLRRH, translated from the exons ATGGCTGCCGTCGTGGCAGAAGTACCTATTGTTGCAGATGGTGAATTTGCTGTGGGGATGAAATTCGGTTCAAGGGAAGCTATTATTAGGGCGATGAAAGAGTATGCCATCCGAAGAAGTGTAGACTATCGGGTGTATGAGTCAGAGCCGTTGACATTTTATGCCAAGTGTACACAGTATGGGGAGGGGTGTGATTGGCTTATTAGGGTTAGCATGATCAGCAGAAAGTACTGTTGGGTTATTAGGAGGTATAATGGTAGTCACACCTGTACCAGAGCCACCATATCTCAGGATCATTCGAAGCTGGATTATAACACAATTACAGAAGCAATAAAGCCGTTGGTTGAGGCTGACCCGTTGTTAAAGGTAAAATCAGTTATTGCAGAAGTGCAATCCAAATTAAATTACACCATCAGTTATCGGAAAGCATGGTTGGCTAAGCAAAAGTCagtagaaaaaatatttggaggtTGGGAAGCATCGTACGAAGCTTTGCCGATATGGTTTGAGGCCATGTGTCATAAGGAGCCATCAGCTATCGTCTATTTTGAGACTATGCCTGCATACCAAGGCGATGACTTGGTAAATGATATCCGGGTATTGCATCGGGTCTTTTGGAGTATTTACCCATGCATTAGAGCATTCAGACATTGTAAGCCAGTTGTCCAGGTGGATGGGACCCACTTGTACGGAAAGTATAAGGGTTGTTTGTTAGTGGCAGTGTCACAGGATGGTAACAACAATATCGTCCCAATTGCATTTGCTATTGTGGAGGGAGAGACATCTGATGCGTGGCACTTTTTTCTTAGTAACCTGCGACAACATGTTGTGACTCGGGATGGTGTGGGGTTGATATCCGACCAACACGAATCCATCAATGCAGCTGTGGCTCGCAGTAACGGAGCATGGTCACCTCCTAGAGCTTTCCATATGTTTTGCATCAAGCATATAGAGTCGAACTTCTTGAGAAAATTCAAGGCACCGTACCTGCAAAAACTTGTCGTCAATATAG GATATTCGAGGACGGTGCGCGAGTACGAAGTGCATTACCAGCGGTTACGAGAACGGGGCGAGGCTTACACTAACTGGTTAAATCGAATCCCCCACGAGCAGTATGCGTTAGCATTTGATGGTGGCTACCGATGGGGTCACATGACGACAAATTTAGTAGAATGTATCAACTCAGTCTTGATGGGTGCACGCAATCTTCTCATCACTGCACTTGTCAAAGCAACATTCTACAGGTTTAATGAGTTGTTCACCCGAAAAAGATCCGAAGCGGAGGCTCGGATTAATGCTGGTCATATTTTTTCTGAGCTTGTGACCTCAAAATTGCATGCAAACCAACTTGCATCAGGGAACATCCAGGTTAATTGCTTCGACAGGCAGAATGAGGTCTTTGAAGTGCGTGAGATGCCAAGTGGGTTAGAGTATGCCGTTGACCTTCGCCGGCACTGA
- the LOC130933737 gene encoding serine/threonine-protein phosphatase 7 long form homolog codes for MLRCNHPVPPNRYDDRVVDHLRFIGFYHASQIGIVQCQKALVNALVERWHPQTHTFHLPIGECAVTLEDVTMILGLPTDGLPVTGMTISSVDTLEAECLHQFGVTPRKSECRGSGIKIGWLRDLKEHLQLTDEESKQSIVQFSWGSACLAHLYRVLCRASRFDCKEINSSLTLLLRNWERGDRRFRYMKFAEFRKAFDDLQEGQFAWVASSMDRVDPDIIPADMYMHSIVWSSTVPLESFECIEWHATDRSRRQFSFVQGVPHQQRNIDNMVCLIKLYLGEGRTPDDTEKGYNLRVDPPRRSANRFTPSMFKKAAKKCKSFVKDVKWAMRK; via the exons ATGTTGAGGTGTAATCACCCTGTCCCTCCGAATCGGTACGATGATAGGGTGGTGGACCATTTACGATTTATTGGGTTTTATCATGCATCTCAAATTGGCATAGTCCAGTGTCAGAAAGCACTCGTAAATGCTTTAGTCGAAAGGTGGCATCCACAGACACATACCTTTCATCTTCCGATTGGTGAATGTGCTGTGACACTCGAAGATGTGACTATGATACTTGGTCTTCCAACGGACGGTCTTCCAGTCACAGGGATGACTATCAGCAGTGTTGACACCTTAGAGGCGGAGTGTTTGCACCAATTTGGGGTTACACCGAGAAAATCAGAATGTAGAGGAAGCGGTATAAAAATAGGGTGGCTACGGGATCTAAAAGAACACCTACAGTTGACTGACGAAGAAAGTAAACAGAG TATCGTACAGTTCAGTTGGGGATCGGCTTGCCTTGCACATCTGTACAGGGTGTTATGCAGGGCATCTCGTTTTGATTGTAAGGAGATCAACAGTTCGCTGACACTGCTGCTC CGTAACTGGGAGCGTGGAGATCGACGCTTTAGGTATATGAAATTTGCTGAGTTTAGGAAGGCTTTCGATGATCTGCAGGAAGGCCAG TTTGCGTGGGTTGCTTCTTCTATGGATCGAGTGGATCCGGACATAATTCCTGCAGATATGTACATGCACTCAATTGTGTGGAGTTCTACGGTCCCGTTGGAATCTTTTGAATGCATTGAGTGGCATGCAACCGATCGGTCTAGGCGACAGTTTAGTTTTGTGCAGGGAGTTCCTCATCAGCAACGGAATATAGACAAT ATGGTCTGTCTAATTAAGTTGTATCTAGGTGAGGGACGCACTCCAGATGATACAGAAAAAGGTTACAATCTCAGAGTTGATCCGCCTCGTCGTAGTGCTAATCGATTCACTCCGTCCATGTTCAAAAAGGCTGCCAAAAAATGCAAGAGTTTTGTGAAAGATGTAAAGTgggcaatgagaaagtag